From the Microbacterium sp. W4I4 genome, one window contains:
- a CDS encoding Gfo/Idh/MocA family oxidoreductase, producing the protein MTVKPLRVAFAGLAHSHPSTDAANALEHGAEVVAVHDADAAAAADFAARFGGAATDSIEELLESRPDVVIATPRPHETVPLLRALADAAVPVFFNKVVAATGAQLHAWEEALAGASASVGTASVLRFAPGLEQLAVGLAGTQIIGLRVHAQHANAGFQVPGRSWQDDPAAGGGTLVTVGVHAWEMIDRILPGATFQPVSGWTSRLDGSTTRSEDAAGVEGLLTAPDGRTIPVQVLVSGVPGPDRYAIEAVTASGVHSLELDVGDAIDALGFAGLMRALLRDAPHGRVPAHWREARTVVVNSIRAAESARGAGDQV; encoded by the coding sequence ATGACCGTGAAACCGCTGCGCGTCGCCTTCGCGGGTCTCGCGCACTCCCATCCGAGCACCGATGCCGCGAACGCGCTCGAGCACGGAGCGGAAGTCGTGGCGGTGCACGATGCGGATGCTGCGGCCGCCGCCGACTTCGCCGCGCGGTTCGGCGGCGCAGCGACCGATTCGATCGAGGAGCTCCTCGAATCGCGACCCGACGTCGTGATCGCCACTCCGCGGCCGCACGAGACCGTGCCGCTGCTGCGAGCGCTCGCGGATGCCGCGGTACCGGTTTTCTTCAACAAGGTGGTGGCCGCCACGGGTGCGCAGCTGCACGCCTGGGAGGAGGCGCTCGCGGGCGCCTCCGCGTCGGTCGGGACGGCATCGGTGCTGCGCTTCGCGCCCGGCCTGGAACAGCTCGCCGTCGGACTTGCCGGGACGCAGATCATCGGACTGCGCGTGCACGCGCAACATGCCAATGCGGGCTTCCAGGTGCCCGGCCGTTCGTGGCAGGATGACCCGGCCGCGGGCGGAGGGACCCTGGTGACCGTGGGTGTGCACGCCTGGGAGATGATCGACCGCATCCTGCCCGGCGCGACCTTCCAGCCGGTCTCGGGGTGGACGAGCCGCCTCGACGGCTCCACGACCCGATCGGAGGACGCCGCCGGCGTCGAAGGCCTTTTGACGGCACCGGACGGCCGGACCATCCCCGTTCAGGTGCTCGTGAGCGGAGTGCCCGGTCCCGACCGGTACGCGATCGAGGCTGTGACCGCCTCCGGCGTGCACAGCCTCGAACTCGACGTCGGCGACGCGATCGACGCGCTCGGCTTCGCCGGGCTCATGCGTGCGCTGCTCAGGGACGCACCGCACGGGCGTGTGCCGGCGCACTGGCGGGAGGCGCGGACGGTCGTGGTGAACAGCATCCGCGCCGCAGAATCGGCGCGCGGTGCAGGCGATCAGGTCTGA
- a CDS encoding discoidin domain-containing protein, whose amino-acid sequence MKRWNSAALAVMVTAALFTVPLPAAGEDAAPGYVVDEVGPPITAVNIRTAAMGALPDGTPVVYAPTYGEPARLSVVNGETGELISAHDLGDKTTSTYTGLSPDGSAYAAGQTPGANLFRYDPAADAVTDLGAPVAGESNISRLTAFADDGTLYSGTYPSGHVFSYHPDRGFHDYGPIAEGEQYARSTAFDGDRTLYVGTGTNARLFSTDVTTGEKTEIPLPAEYAGTQTYINEMYYRDGLLFAFVTPAFAYLVYDTVTGQWRESLIDVPATPISDVVDGSVLFIDRTPNDLYSYDLASGAVTQLTALNLFSINAARGFGLLELADPEWPGVTAAGMGLTGRMWHYNLQTEQFRWVDTGAVAGALKIAALGMAPDGKMYAAGYLTPDRMARIDIDTLASEGLPGVSQSQFIGTIDVEGSGPSMFIGGYSDAGVWRFDHTRDWSYPSNPSRIVALSDYDQERVLDMEAAGSRLAVTSLNPKGSLGGHLTVLDPLTGAIAYTDEPVPNYSVASVLYQRIDGREVLIGGTSSSQLGVEHPDPDARLFVFDLETLTTEYVTVPRPGATGISQILQLPDGRIWAVTNDSAILDLDVRHDESGYAIDATEAVSIFGEPRGSGGWAGARLNLLDEDTLVGNAGGWVYTVDISSGAVDLVAEGSEAIPTGDGRFFFVRNTVVFRGTPDGWVRPDPVDPGPDPVERVNVALAENGGTATGSSAYGAYVPAKVIDGDVSGVASRWITTADDVDPWLEIAFAEESVVDTVTMQQFGGYELGDYDISAEIAGAWVTVAEVRGNTMARPVHRFDAVAATAVRIDGFTSRDGRVRLYEVEVTCEADAGCDGGAATVPPATTLSYEGENEVRVTLTAEAGSAAVERVEYRFDDGDWVAYEARFDVKRSDRQTMQYRSVGGDGAVEETRCVTFSPGGGEVDITTTAPLATCEGGDSDDE is encoded by the coding sequence ATGAAGCGATGGAATTCGGCGGCGCTGGCCGTCATGGTGACGGCGGCGCTGTTCACGGTGCCCCTTCCTGCAGCCGGCGAAGATGCGGCGCCTGGATACGTGGTGGACGAGGTGGGTCCTCCGATCACCGCAGTCAACATCCGCACGGCCGCGATGGGGGCGCTGCCCGACGGCACCCCGGTCGTATACGCGCCTACTTACGGCGAGCCCGCGCGGCTCAGCGTCGTGAACGGCGAGACAGGTGAGCTGATCTCCGCACACGATCTCGGTGACAAGACGACCTCGACGTACACCGGACTCTCACCGGACGGCTCGGCGTACGCGGCGGGCCAGACACCGGGCGCGAACCTCTTCCGCTACGACCCCGCCGCGGATGCGGTGACCGACCTGGGCGCGCCGGTCGCGGGCGAGTCGAACATCTCGCGGCTCACCGCATTCGCGGACGACGGGACGCTCTATTCGGGGACCTATCCCAGCGGGCACGTCTTCAGCTACCACCCCGACCGCGGATTCCACGACTACGGGCCCATCGCCGAGGGGGAGCAGTACGCGCGCTCGACCGCGTTCGACGGCGACCGCACGCTGTACGTCGGCACGGGAACCAATGCGCGCCTGTTCTCGACGGACGTCACCACCGGTGAGAAGACCGAGATCCCGCTGCCGGCCGAGTATGCCGGCACCCAGACGTACATCAACGAGATGTATTACCGTGACGGCCTGCTCTTCGCTTTCGTGACGCCCGCTTTCGCGTACCTGGTCTACGACACGGTGACAGGCCAATGGCGTGAGTCGCTGATCGATGTCCCTGCGACGCCGATCAGCGACGTCGTGGACGGAAGCGTGCTGTTCATCGACCGCACCCCCAACGACCTGTACAGCTATGACCTGGCGAGCGGTGCGGTGACGCAGCTCACCGCGCTGAATCTGTTCTCGATCAACGCAGCCCGCGGTTTCGGCCTGCTCGAGCTGGCGGACCCGGAGTGGCCGGGCGTCACTGCGGCGGGCATGGGCCTGACGGGACGGATGTGGCACTACAACCTGCAGACCGAGCAGTTCCGCTGGGTCGATACCGGCGCCGTCGCCGGTGCACTGAAGATCGCCGCGCTCGGCATGGCGCCCGACGGCAAGATGTATGCCGCCGGCTACCTCACTCCCGACCGGATGGCGCGCATCGACATCGACACCCTGGCTTCAGAGGGACTGCCCGGAGTGTCGCAGTCGCAGTTCATCGGAACGATCGACGTCGAGGGCAGCGGCCCGAGCATGTTCATCGGCGGGTACTCGGATGCCGGAGTCTGGCGTTTCGATCACACCAGGGACTGGAGCTACCCGTCCAACCCGTCGCGCATCGTGGCACTCAGCGACTACGACCAGGAGCGCGTGCTCGACATGGAGGCCGCAGGCAGCCGGCTCGCCGTCACCTCGCTGAACCCCAAGGGCAGTCTCGGTGGGCATCTGACGGTCCTTGACCCGCTCACCGGCGCGATCGCCTACACCGATGAGCCCGTGCCGAACTATTCCGTGGCGTCGGTGCTCTACCAGCGGATCGACGGTCGCGAGGTGCTCATCGGTGGCACCTCGAGCAGCCAGCTCGGGGTGGAGCACCCGGATCCCGACGCGCGGCTGTTCGTCTTCGACCTCGAGACCCTGACCACCGAGTACGTCACGGTGCCACGGCCGGGCGCCACCGGCATCAGCCAGATCCTGCAGCTGCCCGACGGTCGCATCTGGGCCGTCACCAATGATTCAGCGATCCTCGATCTCGACGTCCGGCACGACGAGAGCGGATACGCGATCGACGCCACCGAGGCCGTCTCGATCTTCGGCGAGCCCCGTGGTTCGGGTGGCTGGGCGGGTGCGCGGCTGAACCTGCTGGACGAGGACACGCTCGTCGGAAACGCGGGCGGGTGGGTGTACACGGTCGACATCTCCTCCGGCGCGGTCGACCTGGTCGCAGAGGGGAGCGAGGCCATCCCGACCGGGGACGGCCGGTTCTTCTTCGTGCGCAACACCGTGGTGTTCCGCGGCACTCCCGATGGCTGGGTGCGCCCGGATCCCGTCGACCCCGGCCCCGACCCCGTCGAGCGGGTCAACGTCGCCCTGGCGGAGAACGGCGGCACGGCGACGGGCTCCAGCGCCTACGGCGCGTATGTGCCGGCGAAGGTGATCGATGGCGACGTGTCGGGTGTGGCGAGTCGGTGGATCACGACGGCCGATGACGTCGACCCATGGCTGGAGATCGCGTTCGCGGAGGAGTCCGTGGTCGACACGGTGACGATGCAGCAGTTCGGCGGTTACGAGCTGGGCGATTACGACATCTCGGCTGAGATCGCCGGGGCGTGGGTGACGGTCGCTGAGGTGCGCGGGAACACGATGGCGCGTCCGGTGCACCGGTTCGATGCCGTGGCGGCGACGGCGGTCCGGATCGACGGGTTCACCAGTCGGGACGGCCGGGTGCGGCTGTATGAGGTGGAGGTGACGTGCGAGGCGGATGCCGGTTGTGACGGCGGCGCTGCGACGGTGCCGCCTGCGACGACCCTGTCGTACGAGGGTGAGAACGAGGTGCGGGTGACGCTCACGGCGGAGGCGGGCAGTGCCGCGGTGGAGCGGGTCGAGTATCGGTTCGACGACGGCGATTGGGTCGCCTACGAGGCGCGGTTCGACGTCAAGCGATCGGATCGGCAGACGATGCAGTACCGCAGCGTCGGCGGTGACGGCGCTGTCGAGGAGACTCGCTGCGTGACGTTCTCTCCTGGCGGCGGCGAAGTCGACATCACCACCACGGCCCCACTTGCCACCTGCGAGGGGGGAGACAGCGATGACGAATGA
- a CDS encoding carbohydrate ABC transporter permease, producing the protein MTIEKALGSRARTPAPGPLLAPIPARRGQQRRRAARKASAIALMFLLPYLLLFLAFRIVPALGGIGLSLADYSLTGDITYVGGENFARLFADELFWNALRVTIIYSLIAVPLVVVVSLLMANLASRSIRGIKVYRSAFFLPVITSLVTTAVIWQWIYSSQGPLNWFLGLFGVPAVPWLASGFAVLPALAIVAMWSRFGYDMLILMAGMLDIPQDYYEAAGLDGANAWQKFRHITLPGLRRPLFFVVILEIVASFQVFDLIYVMTGGGPVTASYSLVYMIYDQGFGYFNFGYASAAGVVLLVITMVIAAVQRLYLKDED; encoded by the coding sequence ATGACCATCGAGAAAGCACTCGGATCCCGGGCACGCACGCCCGCTCCGGGGCCGCTGCTGGCCCCCATACCCGCACGGCGGGGACAGCAGCGGCGGCGCGCGGCGCGCAAGGCATCGGCGATCGCGTTGATGTTCCTGCTGCCGTACCTGCTGCTCTTCCTGGCTTTCCGCATCGTGCCCGCACTCGGCGGCATCGGCCTCAGCCTGGCGGATTACTCGCTGACCGGTGACATCACCTACGTCGGCGGCGAGAACTTCGCCAGGCTGTTCGCCGACGAGCTGTTCTGGAACGCGCTGCGGGTCACGATCATCTATTCCCTGATCGCCGTCCCGCTCGTGGTCGTCGTGTCACTGCTGATGGCCAACCTCGCATCGCGATCGATCCGCGGCATCAAGGTCTACCGATCGGCCTTCTTCCTCCCGGTCATCACGAGCCTGGTGACCACCGCCGTCATCTGGCAGTGGATCTACTCCTCGCAGGGTCCGCTGAACTGGTTCCTCGGACTGTTCGGAGTCCCGGCCGTCCCCTGGCTCGCCAGCGGCTTCGCGGTTCTTCCCGCACTCGCGATCGTGGCCATGTGGTCCCGATTCGGCTACGACATGCTGATCCTCATGGCAGGGATGCTGGACATCCCGCAGGACTACTACGAGGCTGCCGGACTCGACGGCGCCAACGCATGGCAGAAGTTCCGACACATCACGCTCCCCGGGCTGCGCCGCCCCCTGTTCTTCGTGGTGATCCTCGAGATCGTGGCGTCTTTCCAGGTGTTCGACCTGATATACGTGATGACCGGAGGCGGACCGGTGACGGCGAGCTACTCGCTGGTCTACATGATCTACGACCAGGGCTTCGGCTATTTCAACTTCGGCTACGCGAGCGCAGCCGGAGTGGTCCTGCTCGTGATCACGATGGTCATCGCGGCCGTGCAGCGCCTGTACCTGAAGGATGAAGACTGA
- a CDS encoding ABC transporter substrate-binding protein, with product MKKKTLVAAGAVMLLGLTACSAGGTDAKNGGAGGEGLSGEVTMWYPPIAGDVEREFWDAKIADFTKLHPDVDVTVEIVPWDGRAERLQTGIAGKTTPDVTYVLPADVYSYGSKGIFADVSDVVADDKDDFLPNALETMSVDGALYAVPTLVGMSTTIYVSDVWDAIGVAEEDYPTTFEEVREYAPLLKEKGYYVTQYDAAPSMTLNGSFYPLLWASGGRVLDEDGEVAVNSPEAVEALDFVSWLVDNDYTPRDALTTDLPVETSPIAQGKVAMLFARSVASLVTFGLTEDQLVVGAPIANEESLSYGNVGGYALFEAAADNAAAKEWIRFITSPEFLKDFLPERNQLSPRLSVSDLYPEGSVNAELVQYLDRGIVDPKAPGGTEIMNVLKPAIQSVLLGQQDAQKAMDAAAEQIDGILARSGN from the coding sequence ATGAAGAAGAAGACACTGGTCGCCGCAGGTGCGGTGATGCTTCTGGGTCTGACCGCCTGCAGCGCGGGCGGAACCGACGCCAAGAACGGCGGCGCGGGCGGCGAAGGGCTCTCGGGCGAGGTGACGATGTGGTACCCGCCGATCGCGGGTGACGTCGAGCGCGAGTTCTGGGATGCCAAGATCGCGGACTTCACCAAGCTCCACCCGGACGTGGACGTGACCGTCGAGATCGTCCCCTGGGACGGCCGTGCCGAGCGCCTGCAGACCGGCATCGCCGGCAAGACGACGCCCGACGTCACCTACGTGCTGCCTGCCGACGTGTACTCCTACGGCAGCAAGGGTATTTTCGCCGACGTCTCCGACGTCGTCGCCGACGACAAGGATGACTTCCTGCCCAATGCCCTCGAGACCATGAGCGTCGACGGGGCGCTCTACGCGGTGCCGACGCTGGTGGGCATGTCCACGACGATCTATGTCAGCGACGTCTGGGATGCCATCGGTGTGGCGGAGGAGGACTATCCGACCACCTTCGAAGAGGTGCGCGAGTACGCTCCGCTTCTGAAAGAGAAGGGCTATTACGTCACGCAGTACGACGCGGCGCCGTCGATGACGCTCAACGGCAGCTTCTATCCGCTGCTGTGGGCATCGGGCGGTCGGGTCCTGGACGAGGACGGCGAGGTCGCCGTGAACAGCCCGGAGGCCGTGGAAGCACTCGACTTCGTCTCGTGGCTGGTCGACAACGACTACACGCCCCGTGACGCCCTCACCACCGATCTGCCCGTCGAGACGAGCCCGATCGCCCAGGGGAAGGTCGCCATGCTGTTCGCCCGTTCCGTGGCTTCGCTGGTCACCTTCGGCCTGACCGAGGATCAGCTCGTCGTCGGAGCGCCGATCGCGAACGAGGAGTCGCTGAGCTACGGCAATGTCGGCGGCTACGCGCTGTTCGAGGCGGCGGCGGACAATGCGGCCGCCAAGGAGTGGATCCGCTTCATCACCAGCCCTGAGTTCCTCAAGGACTTCCTGCCGGAGCGCAACCAGCTCTCCCCGCGCCTGTCCGTGAGCGACCTGTACCCCGAGGGCTCCGTCAACGCGGAGCTCGTGCAGTATCTCGACCGCGGCATCGTCGATCCGAAGGCACCGGGCGGCACGGAGATCATGAACGTCCTCAAGCCCGCCATCCAGTCCGTGCTCCTGGGCCAGCAAGACGCGCAGAAGGCGATGGACGCCGCCGCGGAGCAGATCGACGGGATCCTCGCGCGGTCGGGGAACTGA
- a CDS encoding FAD-dependent oxidoreductase, whose amino-acid sequence MSTNLTTDILIVGGGLGGVAAALSALEAGRDVVLVEEYAWLGGQLTSQGVPVDEHPWIEEIGGTRMYRRLRDGIRDYYRDHFPLTDVARSQPLLNPGAGTVSKLCSEPRVGAAVIESMLAPWLSSGRLRLLQPAVAVSADIDDDIARSVTVRRLDDQSEVTITAEYFLDATETGELLPLTGTEYVTGFESRHETGEPSAPEEAQPDNWQALSFCFAVDHVDGDHTIEEPEQYQKWRSVQPDFWWGPLLGLVSPHPRTLEAAPRTFIPNTDEDPLTITADQSKDPGDQNLWIYRRIAARKLFEPGYYESDITLVNWPSIDYFEGSVIDQPADVVAARLHDARQLSLSMLYWLQTEAPRPDGGKGLRGLRLRPDVMGTADGLAQAPYIRESRRIRAVTTVTENDVSMAVRGDAGARRFHDSVGIGMYRIDLHPSTGGDNYIDVASCPFQIPLGALIPRRMQNVIAANKNIGTTHITNGCYRLHPVEWNIGEAAGALAATCIEDRVGPHQVQSDPARLERFQDALVQQGIELSWPDGITGY is encoded by the coding sequence GTGAGTACGAATCTGACCACGGACATCCTGATCGTCGGCGGCGGTCTGGGTGGTGTCGCGGCCGCCCTGTCCGCACTGGAGGCCGGCAGGGACGTCGTCCTCGTCGAGGAGTACGCCTGGCTCGGCGGCCAGCTGACCTCCCAGGGGGTGCCGGTGGACGAGCATCCGTGGATCGAGGAGATCGGCGGGACCAGGATGTACCGGCGCCTGCGCGACGGCATCCGCGACTACTACCGCGATCATTTCCCGCTGACGGATGTCGCCCGCAGCCAGCCCCTGCTGAATCCCGGCGCAGGCACCGTGTCGAAGCTGTGCTCCGAACCGCGGGTCGGAGCCGCCGTGATCGAGAGCATGCTCGCTCCCTGGCTCTCGTCCGGGAGGCTCCGACTCCTTCAGCCGGCCGTAGCCGTGTCCGCGGACATCGACGACGACATCGCCCGCAGCGTCACCGTGCGCCGGCTCGACGATCAGAGCGAGGTGACCATCACCGCCGAGTACTTCCTGGATGCGACGGAGACAGGCGAACTCCTGCCTCTCACCGGAACCGAGTACGTCACCGGATTCGAGTCGCGTCATGAGACCGGCGAGCCCAGCGCTCCGGAAGAGGCGCAGCCCGACAACTGGCAGGCACTGAGCTTCTGCTTCGCCGTCGACCACGTCGACGGAGACCACACGATCGAGGAGCCGGAGCAGTACCAGAAGTGGCGCAGCGTCCAACCGGACTTCTGGTGGGGGCCGCTTCTCGGACTCGTCTCTCCGCACCCACGCACGCTCGAAGCGGCGCCGCGGACGTTCATTCCGAACACCGATGAGGATCCGCTCACGATCACGGCGGATCAGAGCAAGGACCCCGGCGATCAGAACCTGTGGATCTATCGGCGCATCGCCGCGCGCAAGCTGTTCGAGCCGGGCTACTACGAAAGTGACATCACACTCGTCAACTGGCCATCGATCGACTACTTCGAAGGCTCCGTGATCGATCAGCCTGCCGACGTGGTTGCCGCGCGGCTTCATGACGCCCGTCAGCTGAGTCTGTCGATGCTCTACTGGCTGCAGACCGAAGCCCCGCGGCCCGACGGAGGCAAGGGACTTCGCGGACTGCGTCTCCGACCCGACGTGATGGGAACAGCGGACGGACTGGCGCAGGCCCCCTACATCCGCGAGTCCCGTCGCATCAGGGCTGTGACGACCGTCACGGAGAACGACGTGTCGATGGCTGTGCGCGGCGACGCCGGCGCGCGGAGGTTCCACGATTCGGTGGGAATCGGGATGTACCGCATCGACCTGCATCCCTCCACCGGAGGCGATAACTACATCGACGTCGCCTCCTGTCCATTCCAGATCCCCCTGGGCGCGCTGATCCCCCGGCGGATGCAGAACGTCATCGCGGCGAACAAGAACATCGGCACGACTCACATCACGAACGGCTGCTACCGACTGCACCCCGTCGAGTGGAACATCGGCGAGGCGGCCGGCGCGCTGGCCGCGACCTGCATCGAGGACCGTGTCGGCCCTCATCAGGTGCAGAGCGATCCCGCCCGTCTCGAAAGGTTCCAGGACGCCCTCGTCCAGCAGGGGATAGAACTCAGCTGGCCCGACGGCATCACCGGCTACTGA
- a CDS encoding carbon-nitrogen hydrolase family protein, with the protein MARHVTVSSVTSYPFVADPSISHGALLDALIDHWTARIATVLPDRPDLIVLPEHGDRPLAHWYPLRHFPIEQVAEFTAYKGDQLRDALSEIAVANRARIAYSGYRTDEQGLLRNSTQLIGVDGEVVGVYDKNYLTIPEHGVRGVSHGERMQVIETDIGRIAPVICFDLNFEQGLRELAPQRPELILFSSAYHGGFMQQYWAYACRAHLVSSVWSDNRSPIISPVGEVVASTTNYYSEVTTRINLDCAVLHIDENGKRFADVKRKYGPKVSIHDPGRVGVVLLTAESDDLSVADVMTEFGLVDVDDYFGRSLEERERALSEDPSAD; encoded by the coding sequence ATGGCACGCCATGTGACCGTCAGCAGCGTCACGTCCTACCCGTTCGTGGCCGATCCCTCGATCAGCCACGGCGCGCTGCTCGACGCCCTCATCGATCACTGGACCGCCCGGATCGCGACGGTGCTGCCCGATCGGCCCGACCTCATCGTGCTGCCCGAGCACGGCGACCGGCCGCTGGCCCACTGGTACCCGCTGCGGCACTTCCCGATCGAGCAGGTCGCCGAATTCACCGCGTACAAGGGCGATCAGCTGCGCGACGCGCTTTCGGAGATCGCGGTGGCGAACCGGGCTCGGATCGCGTACTCCGGCTACCGGACCGATGAGCAGGGCCTGCTGCGCAACTCCACCCAGCTGATCGGCGTCGACGGCGAAGTCGTCGGCGTCTACGACAAGAACTACCTCACGATCCCCGAGCACGGAGTCCGTGGGGTGTCCCACGGCGAGCGGATGCAGGTCATCGAGACCGATATCGGTCGTATCGCCCCGGTGATCTGCTTCGATCTGAACTTCGAACAGGGGCTGCGGGAGCTGGCTCCGCAGAGGCCCGAGCTGATCCTGTTCTCCTCCGCGTATCACGGCGGCTTCATGCAGCAGTACTGGGCGTACGCGTGCCGTGCCCACCTCGTGAGCTCGGTGTGGTCGGACAACCGCTCCCCGATCATCTCGCCCGTGGGAGAGGTGGTGGCGTCCACCACGAACTACTACTCGGAGGTCACCACCCGGATCAATCTCGATTGCGCCGTGCTGCACATCGACGAGAACGGCAAGCGCTTCGCCGACGTCAAGCGCAAGTACGGCCCGAAGGTGAGCATCCACGATCCCGGACGGGTCGGCGTGGTGCTGCTCACCGCCGAGAGCGACGATCTGAGCGTCGCGGATGTCATGACCGAGTTCGGGCTCGTCGATGTCGACGACTACTTCGGCCGAAGCCTCGAGGAGCGCGAGAGAGCGCTGAGCGAGGATCCCTCAGCAGACTGA
- a CDS encoding carbohydrate ABC transporter permease, with the protein MTPTMTRTQALTVPSARKRRFRWSDVSAHAPLIIAALVTLFPFFVMLVISVQPGKAISLPGSLWPQKWDFSEFARLLSRGEMVGWIVNTTIYSVVSVVLVLVLSSMAAYAFAKLSFPGRSAVFMLMIAMLMVPYHLTLIPQFIMVSEMGGLNTHWGLILPTIANVQALFLMRQFIAGIPQELIDAARIDGAGEMRIFWQIILPQTKPILATLGVFVFLWHWNDFLWPLVANTKSSMYTLTVGLSSLNEEQTSLAVTMAGAVITFVPIFIIFIFLQRYFVRGVTMSGIK; encoded by the coding sequence ATGACCCCCACGATGACCCGGACACAGGCTCTCACTGTCCCGTCCGCACGGAAGCGCCGTTTCAGGTGGAGCGACGTCTCCGCCCACGCACCGCTGATCATCGCCGCGCTGGTGACCCTCTTCCCGTTCTTCGTCATGCTGGTGATCTCCGTGCAGCCAGGGAAGGCCATCTCGCTGCCCGGTTCGCTCTGGCCTCAGAAATGGGACTTCAGCGAGTTCGCCCGGCTCCTCTCCCGTGGCGAGATGGTGGGATGGATCGTCAACACGACCATCTACTCCGTGGTGTCGGTCGTCCTGGTGCTGGTGCTCTCGTCGATGGCCGCCTACGCGTTCGCCAAACTGAGCTTCCCCGGTCGCAGCGCAGTGTTCATGCTGATGATCGCGATGCTGATGGTGCCGTATCACCTGACGTTGATCCCGCAGTTCATCATGGTCTCCGAGATGGGCGGACTCAACACCCACTGGGGGCTGATCCTGCCGACGATCGCGAACGTGCAGGCGCTGTTCCTGATGCGCCAGTTCATCGCCGGGATCCCGCAGGAGCTGATCGACGCGGCCCGCATCGACGGTGCCGGCGAGATGCGGATCTTCTGGCAGATCATCCTGCCGCAGACGAAGCCCATCCTGGCGACGCTCGGCGTGTTCGTCTTCCTCTGGCATTGGAACGACTTCCTCTGGCCGCTGGTGGCGAACACGAAGTCGTCGATGTACACGCTGACGGTCGGACTCTCTTCGCTCAACGAGGAGCAGACCTCGCTCGCCGTGACGATGGCGGGAGCCGTCATCACGTTCGTCCCGATCTTCATCATCTTCATCTTCCTGCAGCGCTACTTCGTGCGCGGCGTGACGATGAGCGGCATCAAATGA
- a CDS encoding LacI family DNA-binding transcriptional regulator: protein MAQRVTQADVARLAGVSQATVSHVLNGTADSKQRVGDAAKSRVLDAIQRTGYTANPVAQALARGRNSIIGVFTYESVFPTGSADYYTPFLEGIEAGAEESGVDLLLFTSAPSRSSHQRTLSNTGWNRVSITDGCILLGRQGDMYDIEALLAQKFPFVFIGRRDSSKQVVPFIGADYRNATRDVIERLLTLGHSRIAFLGDLGPSESARDRARGYRDAMTAAGLRPMLFNSDAFSADEAVDILLDHSATAAVLGADYRAEEIRAEAVGRGLSVPGDLSLAILGQPTTALADEQRWTGFRVPREQMGLESFRLLSGQIEERQDLELQRLLPCTFVEGETVTAL from the coding sequence ATGGCGCAGCGAGTGACGCAGGCGGACGTGGCGCGGCTGGCCGGAGTGAGCCAGGCAACCGTGTCCCACGTGCTCAACGGCACCGCTGACAGCAAGCAGCGCGTCGGAGACGCAGCCAAGTCCCGTGTTCTGGACGCGATCCAGCGCACGGGCTACACGGCGAACCCGGTCGCACAGGCCCTCGCCCGTGGCCGGAACAGCATCATCGGCGTCTTCACCTACGAATCGGTCTTCCCCACAGGGAGTGCCGACTACTACACCCCGTTCCTCGAGGGCATCGAGGCCGGCGCCGAGGAATCGGGGGTCGACCTCCTGCTGTTCACCAGCGCCCCGTCGCGCAGCTCGCATCAGCGCACCCTCTCCAACACGGGGTGGAACCGCGTGTCCATCACCGACGGCTGCATCCTGCTCGGCCGCCAGGGAGACATGTACGACATCGAGGCCCTGCTCGCGCAGAAGTTCCCGTTCGTGTTCATCGGACGCCGCGACTCGAGCAAGCAGGTGGTGCCCTTCATCGGCGCCGACTATCGCAATGCCACGCGCGACGTCATCGAACGTCTCCTCACCCTCGGCCACAGCCGTATCGCGTTCCTGGGCGACCTCGGACCCAGTGAGTCCGCGAGGGACCGCGCGAGGGGCTATCGCGACGCGATGACTGCGGCCGGCCTGCGGCCCATGCTGTTCAACAGCGATGCATTCTCAGCGGACGAAGCAGTGGACATCCTCCTCGATCACTCCGCCACCGCAGCGGTCCTCGGCGCCGACTACCGCGCCGAGGAGATCCGCGCGGAGGCTGTCGGACGCGGGTTGAGCGTACCCGGCGACCTGTCCCTCGCGATTCTCGGGCAGCCGACCACCGCGCTCGCCGATGAGCAGCGCTGGACGGGCTTCCGAGTCCCCCGCGAGCAGATGGGGCTCGAATCGTTCCGCCTGCTGAGCGGGCAGATCGAGGAGCGTCAGGATCTTGAACTGCAGCGGCTCCTGCCCTGCACTTTTGTCGAGGGAGAAACGGTGACAGCGCTGTGA